A single genomic interval of Hevea brasiliensis isolate MT/VB/25A 57/8 chromosome 4, ASM3005281v1, whole genome shotgun sequence harbors:
- the LOC110668733 gene encoding protein SPA1-RELATED 3 isoform X2, producing MLCTSRGMIMEDFSGSSWQKSDNSRGLSTSRVSDCNRRPATRYSVFRKETDRLVLARHNPKNQVSFFGGYKDEAAVDPFARTLEWGDVSLRQWLDKPERSIDEFECLHIFRQIVEIVNEAHSQGIVVHNVRPSCFLMTSFNHVSFIESASCSDSGSDSLEDGLNSQTLEVKNSSSPLPNDMFQHSSRLGSEAFQPGSTPKNALSEASCIQSSSVHATHVPLGEETEEDKICDRRNAEQEEEERKQPFPMKQILLMETSWYSSPEEVACSPSTCASDIYRLGVLLFELFCPFSSREDKSRTMSSLRHRILPPQLLLKWPKEASFCLWLLHPEPSSRPKMGELLLSEFLNEPRENLEEREAAIQLRERIEEQELLLEFLLLIQQRKQEAADKLQDTVSLLCSDIEEVMAHRTFLKKKGGSGLERPKDDNFASNLPQLSLVDNDESSSLGNRKRFRPGIQILDVEECDDNLDDGQNSDMLTETQESLLFKSSRLMKNFKKVESAYFLTRCRPARPSGKLCTRHSPMSSDGRGSIVVTERSSINNLAPKELHVESRRSGWISPFLEGFCKYLSFSKLKVKADLKQGDLLNSSNLVCSLSFDRDGQLFATAGVNKKIKVFECDTIINENRDIHYPVVEMASRSKLSSVCWNSYIKSQIASSNFEGVVQVWDVTRSQVLTEMREHERRVWSIDISSADPTMLASGSDDCSVKLWNIDQGVSIGTIRTKANVCSVQFPLDSSRSLAFGSADHKIYYYDLRNLKVPLCTLVGHNKTVSYVRFVDPTNLVSASTDNTLKLWDLSMCASRVIDIPLQSFTGHMNIKNFVGLSVSDGYIATGSETNEVFIYHKAFPMPALSFKFNNTDLLSGQEIDDPAQFISSVCWRAQSSTLVAANSTGNIKILEMV from the exons ATGCTTTGCACCTCTAGGGGGATGATCATGGAGGATTTTTCTGGGTCTTCTTGGCAGAAGTCTGATAATTCTAGGGGATTGAGTACCTCCAGAGTCTCAGATTGTAATCGAAGACCTGCAACGCGATATTCTGTGTTTAGAAAGGAGACTGATAGGCTTGTGCTGGCGCGCCATAACCCCAAAAACCAGGTTAGTTTTTTTGGGGGTTACAAGGATGAAGCTGCAGTTGACCCTTTTGCCCGAACTTTAGAATGGGGTGATGTTAGCTTGAGGCAGTGGTTGGACAAACCTGAAAGATCCATTGATGAATTTGAATGTTTACATATATTTAGGCAAATAGTTGAGATTGTAAATGAGGCACATTCTCAAGGAATTGTTGTTCATAATGTCCGGCCTTCTTGCTTCCTAATGACATCATTTAACCATGTGTCTTTCATTGAGTCTGCTTCTTGTTCGGATTCTGGGTCGGATTCTCTAGAAGACGGACTGAATAGCCAAACCTTGGAGGTTAAAAATTCATCATCTCCCTTGCCTAATGACATGTTTCAGCACAGTAGTAGGTTAGGAAGTGAAGCTTTTCAGCCTGGATCTACTCCAAAGAATGCTTTATCAGAAGCTAGTTGCATTCAATCAAGTTCAGTTCATGCCACCCATGTGCCATTGGGGGAGGAGACTGAAGAAGATAAAATCTGTGATAGGAGGAACGctgaacaagaagaagaagaaaggaagcaaCCTTTTCCAATGAAGCAGATATTGCTTATGGAGACCAGTTGGTACTCTAGTCCTGAAGAGGTTGCTTGTTCACCAAGCACTTGTGCTTCAGACATCTACAGATTAGGAGTTCTTCTATTTGAG TTGTTCTGCCCATTCAGCTCAAGAGAAGACAAGAGCAGAACTATGTCTAGTCTGAGGCATCGGATTCTTCCTCCTCAATTGTTACTGAAGTGGCCAAAAGAAGCTTCATTTTGCCTATGGTTATTGCACCCAGAGCCTAGTAGTCGGCCAAAAATGGG TGAGTTGTTACTGAGTGAGTTTCTTAATGAACCAAGAGAGAATTTAGAAGAACGTGAAGCAGCAATACAACTTAGAGAGAGAATAGAGGAGCAGGAGTTGTTGCTGGAATTCCTTCTGTTGATACAACAAAGAAAACAGGAAGCTGCTGATAAGTTACAAGATACTGTTTCTCTCCTGTGTTCCGATATTGAAGAAGTTATGGCGCACCGAACATTTCTTAAGAAAAAGGGCGGCTCAGGCCTAGAAAGACCGAAGGATGATAATTTTGCATCAAATCTCCCTCAATTGAGTCTTGTTGATAATGATGAGTCTTCTAGCTTGGGTAATAGAAAACGATTCCGACCAGGCATTCAGATTCTTGATGTAGAGGAATGTGATGATAATCTAGATGATGGTCAGAACTCAGATATGCTCACAGAAACTCAAGAAAGTCTACTCTTCAAAAGTTCACGATTGATGAAGAACTTTAAGAAAGTAGAGTCGGCATATTTTTTGACAAGATGCAGGCCAGCAAGGCCATCAGGGAAACTTTGCACTAGACATTCACCAATGAGTAGTGATGGGAGAGGTTCTATTGTTGTTACTGAAAGGAGCTCCATTAATAACTTAGCACCAAAAGAGCTGCATGTTGAGAGTAGAAGAAGTGGATGGATAAGTCCATTTCTCGAGGGTTTTTGCAAGTATTTATCTTTCAGTAAGTTAAAAGTTAAGGCTGATTTGAAACAAGGCGATTTGTTGAACTCTTCGAACCTAGTGTGCTCCCTTAGTTTTGATCGTGATGGACAACTTTTTGCTACAGCGGGTGTTAATAAGAAGATAAAAGTATTTGAATGTGATACGATTATAAATGAAAATCGTGATATCCACTATCCTGTTGTCGAGATGGCTAGCAGGTCAAAACTAAGTAGCGTATGCTGGAACAGTTACATTAAAAGCCAGATTGCTTCTAGTAACTTTGAAGGTGTGGTGCAG GTGTGGGATGTCACACGAAGTCAAGTACTAACAGAAATGAGAGAACATGAGAGGCGTGTATGGTCCATTGACATTTCATCAGCAGATCCGACAATGTTGGCTAGTGGGAGTGATGATTGTTCTGTTAAGCTATGGAATATCGATCAG GGAGTAAGTATTGGTACAATCAGAACAAAGGCCAATGTCTGCTCTGTTCAATTTCCCTTGGATTCTAGCCGTTCTCTTGCATTTGGTTCGGCAGATCATAAAATTTACTACTATGATCTTCGTAACTTAAAAGTGCCTTTGTGCACATTGGTTGGACACAATAAAACTGTGAGTTATGTGAGGTTTGTAGATCCAACAAATCTTGTTTCTGCATCCACGGATAACACGTTAAAGCTCTGGGATTTGTCAATGTGTGCATCTCGGGTTATTGATATTCCCCTTCAATCATTCACGGGTCACATGAACATTAAG
- the LOC110668733 gene encoding protein SPA1-RELATED 3 isoform X3, producing the protein MLCTSRGMIMEDFSGSSWQKSDNSRGLSTSRVSDCNRRPATRYSVFRKETDRLVLARHNPKNQVSFFGGYKDEAAVDPFARTLEWGDVSLRQWLDKPERSIDEFECLHIFRQIVEIVNEAHSQGIVVHNVRPSCFLMTSFNHVSFIESASCSDSGSDSLEDGLNSQTLEVKNSSSPLPNDMFQHSSRLGSEAFQPGSTPKNALSEASCIQSSSVHATHVPLGEETEEDKICDRRNAEQEEEERKQPFPMKQILLMETSWYSSPEEVACSPSTCASDIYRLGVLLFELFCPFSSREDKSRTMSSLRHRILPPQLLLKWPKEASFCLWLLHPEPSSRPKMGELLLSEFLNEPRENLEEREAAIQLRERIEEQELLLEFLLLIQQRKQEAADKLQDTVSLLCSDIEEVMAHRTFLKKKGGSGLERPKDDNFASNLPQLSLVDNDESSSLGNRKRFRPGIQILDVEECDDNLDDGQNSDMLTETQESLLFKSSRLMKNFKKVESAYFLTRCRPARPSGKLCTRHSPMSSDGRGSIVVTERSSINNLAPKELHVESRRSGWISPFLEGFCKYLSFSKLKVKADLKQGDLLNSSNLVCSLSFDRDGQLFATAGVNKKIKVFECDTIINENRDIHYPVVEMASRSKLSSVCWNSYIKSQIASSNFEGVVQVWDVTRSQVLTEMREHERRVWSIDISSADPTMLASGSDDCSVKLWNIDQAILFLHLVDVSFETKRSKYWYNQNKGQCLLCSISLGF; encoded by the exons ATGCTTTGCACCTCTAGGGGGATGATCATGGAGGATTTTTCTGGGTCTTCTTGGCAGAAGTCTGATAATTCTAGGGGATTGAGTACCTCCAGAGTCTCAGATTGTAATCGAAGACCTGCAACGCGATATTCTGTGTTTAGAAAGGAGACTGATAGGCTTGTGCTGGCGCGCCATAACCCCAAAAACCAGGTTAGTTTTTTTGGGGGTTACAAGGATGAAGCTGCAGTTGACCCTTTTGCCCGAACTTTAGAATGGGGTGATGTTAGCTTGAGGCAGTGGTTGGACAAACCTGAAAGATCCATTGATGAATTTGAATGTTTACATATATTTAGGCAAATAGTTGAGATTGTAAATGAGGCACATTCTCAAGGAATTGTTGTTCATAATGTCCGGCCTTCTTGCTTCCTAATGACATCATTTAACCATGTGTCTTTCATTGAGTCTGCTTCTTGTTCGGATTCTGGGTCGGATTCTCTAGAAGACGGACTGAATAGCCAAACCTTGGAGGTTAAAAATTCATCATCTCCCTTGCCTAATGACATGTTTCAGCACAGTAGTAGGTTAGGAAGTGAAGCTTTTCAGCCTGGATCTACTCCAAAGAATGCTTTATCAGAAGCTAGTTGCATTCAATCAAGTTCAGTTCATGCCACCCATGTGCCATTGGGGGAGGAGACTGAAGAAGATAAAATCTGTGATAGGAGGAACGctgaacaagaagaagaagaaaggaagcaaCCTTTTCCAATGAAGCAGATATTGCTTATGGAGACCAGTTGGTACTCTAGTCCTGAAGAGGTTGCTTGTTCACCAAGCACTTGTGCTTCAGACATCTACAGATTAGGAGTTCTTCTATTTGAG TTGTTCTGCCCATTCAGCTCAAGAGAAGACAAGAGCAGAACTATGTCTAGTCTGAGGCATCGGATTCTTCCTCCTCAATTGTTACTGAAGTGGCCAAAAGAAGCTTCATTTTGCCTATGGTTATTGCACCCAGAGCCTAGTAGTCGGCCAAAAATGGG TGAGTTGTTACTGAGTGAGTTTCTTAATGAACCAAGAGAGAATTTAGAAGAACGTGAAGCAGCAATACAACTTAGAGAGAGAATAGAGGAGCAGGAGTTGTTGCTGGAATTCCTTCTGTTGATACAACAAAGAAAACAGGAAGCTGCTGATAAGTTACAAGATACTGTTTCTCTCCTGTGTTCCGATATTGAAGAAGTTATGGCGCACCGAACATTTCTTAAGAAAAAGGGCGGCTCAGGCCTAGAAAGACCGAAGGATGATAATTTTGCATCAAATCTCCCTCAATTGAGTCTTGTTGATAATGATGAGTCTTCTAGCTTGGGTAATAGAAAACGATTCCGACCAGGCATTCAGATTCTTGATGTAGAGGAATGTGATGATAATCTAGATGATGGTCAGAACTCAGATATGCTCACAGAAACTCAAGAAAGTCTACTCTTCAAAAGTTCACGATTGATGAAGAACTTTAAGAAAGTAGAGTCGGCATATTTTTTGACAAGATGCAGGCCAGCAAGGCCATCAGGGAAACTTTGCACTAGACATTCACCAATGAGTAGTGATGGGAGAGGTTCTATTGTTGTTACTGAAAGGAGCTCCATTAATAACTTAGCACCAAAAGAGCTGCATGTTGAGAGTAGAAGAAGTGGATGGATAAGTCCATTTCTCGAGGGTTTTTGCAAGTATTTATCTTTCAGTAAGTTAAAAGTTAAGGCTGATTTGAAACAAGGCGATTTGTTGAACTCTTCGAACCTAGTGTGCTCCCTTAGTTTTGATCGTGATGGACAACTTTTTGCTACAGCGGGTGTTAATAAGAAGATAAAAGTATTTGAATGTGATACGATTATAAATGAAAATCGTGATATCCACTATCCTGTTGTCGAGATGGCTAGCAGGTCAAAACTAAGTAGCGTATGCTGGAACAGTTACATTAAAAGCCAGATTGCTTCTAGTAACTTTGAAGGTGTGGTGCAG GTGTGGGATGTCACACGAAGTCAAGTACTAACAGAAATGAGAGAACATGAGAGGCGTGTATGGTCCATTGACATTTCATCAGCAGATCCGACAATGTTGGCTAGTGGGAGTGATGATTGTTCTGTTAAGCTATGGAATATCGATCAGGCAATTCTATTTTTGCACTTGGTGGATGTCAGCTTTGAAACTAAAC GGAGTAAGTATTGGTACAATCAGAACAAAGGCCAATGTCTGCTCTGTTCAATTTCCCTTGGATTCTAG
- the LOC110668733 gene encoding protein SPA1-RELATED 3 isoform X1 — translation MLCTSRGMIMEDFSGSSWQKSDNSRGLSTSRVSDCNRRPATRYSVFRKETDRLVLARHNPKNQVSFFGGYKDEAAVDPFARTLEWGDVSLRQWLDKPERSIDEFECLHIFRQIVEIVNEAHSQGIVVHNVRPSCFLMTSFNHVSFIESASCSDSGSDSLEDGLNSQTLEVKNSSSPLPNDMFQHSSRLGSEAFQPGSTPKNALSEASCIQSSSVHATHVPLGEETEEDKICDRRNAEQEEEERKQPFPMKQILLMETSWYSSPEEVACSPSTCASDIYRLGVLLFELFCPFSSREDKSRTMSSLRHRILPPQLLLKWPKEASFCLWLLHPEPSSRPKMGELLLSEFLNEPRENLEEREAAIQLRERIEEQELLLEFLLLIQQRKQEAADKLQDTVSLLCSDIEEVMAHRTFLKKKGGSGLERPKDDNFASNLPQLSLVDNDESSSLGNRKRFRPGIQILDVEECDDNLDDGQNSDMLTETQESLLFKSSRLMKNFKKVESAYFLTRCRPARPSGKLCTRHSPMSSDGRGSIVVTERSSINNLAPKELHVESRRSGWISPFLEGFCKYLSFSKLKVKADLKQGDLLNSSNLVCSLSFDRDGQLFATAGVNKKIKVFECDTIINENRDIHYPVVEMASRSKLSSVCWNSYIKSQIASSNFEGVVQVWDVTRSQVLTEMREHERRVWSIDISSADPTMLASGSDDCSVKLWNIDQAILFLHLGVSIGTIRTKANVCSVQFPLDSSRSLAFGSADHKIYYYDLRNLKVPLCTLVGHNKTVSYVRFVDPTNLVSASTDNTLKLWDLSMCASRVIDIPLQSFTGHMNIKNFVGLSVSDGYIATGSETNEVFIYHKAFPMPALSFKFNNTDLLSGQEIDDPAQFISSVCWRAQSSTLVAANSTGNIKILEMV, via the exons ATGCTTTGCACCTCTAGGGGGATGATCATGGAGGATTTTTCTGGGTCTTCTTGGCAGAAGTCTGATAATTCTAGGGGATTGAGTACCTCCAGAGTCTCAGATTGTAATCGAAGACCTGCAACGCGATATTCTGTGTTTAGAAAGGAGACTGATAGGCTTGTGCTGGCGCGCCATAACCCCAAAAACCAGGTTAGTTTTTTTGGGGGTTACAAGGATGAAGCTGCAGTTGACCCTTTTGCCCGAACTTTAGAATGGGGTGATGTTAGCTTGAGGCAGTGGTTGGACAAACCTGAAAGATCCATTGATGAATTTGAATGTTTACATATATTTAGGCAAATAGTTGAGATTGTAAATGAGGCACATTCTCAAGGAATTGTTGTTCATAATGTCCGGCCTTCTTGCTTCCTAATGACATCATTTAACCATGTGTCTTTCATTGAGTCTGCTTCTTGTTCGGATTCTGGGTCGGATTCTCTAGAAGACGGACTGAATAGCCAAACCTTGGAGGTTAAAAATTCATCATCTCCCTTGCCTAATGACATGTTTCAGCACAGTAGTAGGTTAGGAAGTGAAGCTTTTCAGCCTGGATCTACTCCAAAGAATGCTTTATCAGAAGCTAGTTGCATTCAATCAAGTTCAGTTCATGCCACCCATGTGCCATTGGGGGAGGAGACTGAAGAAGATAAAATCTGTGATAGGAGGAACGctgaacaagaagaagaagaaaggaagcaaCCTTTTCCAATGAAGCAGATATTGCTTATGGAGACCAGTTGGTACTCTAGTCCTGAAGAGGTTGCTTGTTCACCAAGCACTTGTGCTTCAGACATCTACAGATTAGGAGTTCTTCTATTTGAG TTGTTCTGCCCATTCAGCTCAAGAGAAGACAAGAGCAGAACTATGTCTAGTCTGAGGCATCGGATTCTTCCTCCTCAATTGTTACTGAAGTGGCCAAAAGAAGCTTCATTTTGCCTATGGTTATTGCACCCAGAGCCTAGTAGTCGGCCAAAAATGGG TGAGTTGTTACTGAGTGAGTTTCTTAATGAACCAAGAGAGAATTTAGAAGAACGTGAAGCAGCAATACAACTTAGAGAGAGAATAGAGGAGCAGGAGTTGTTGCTGGAATTCCTTCTGTTGATACAACAAAGAAAACAGGAAGCTGCTGATAAGTTACAAGATACTGTTTCTCTCCTGTGTTCCGATATTGAAGAAGTTATGGCGCACCGAACATTTCTTAAGAAAAAGGGCGGCTCAGGCCTAGAAAGACCGAAGGATGATAATTTTGCATCAAATCTCCCTCAATTGAGTCTTGTTGATAATGATGAGTCTTCTAGCTTGGGTAATAGAAAACGATTCCGACCAGGCATTCAGATTCTTGATGTAGAGGAATGTGATGATAATCTAGATGATGGTCAGAACTCAGATATGCTCACAGAAACTCAAGAAAGTCTACTCTTCAAAAGTTCACGATTGATGAAGAACTTTAAGAAAGTAGAGTCGGCATATTTTTTGACAAGATGCAGGCCAGCAAGGCCATCAGGGAAACTTTGCACTAGACATTCACCAATGAGTAGTGATGGGAGAGGTTCTATTGTTGTTACTGAAAGGAGCTCCATTAATAACTTAGCACCAAAAGAGCTGCATGTTGAGAGTAGAAGAAGTGGATGGATAAGTCCATTTCTCGAGGGTTTTTGCAAGTATTTATCTTTCAGTAAGTTAAAAGTTAAGGCTGATTTGAAACAAGGCGATTTGTTGAACTCTTCGAACCTAGTGTGCTCCCTTAGTTTTGATCGTGATGGACAACTTTTTGCTACAGCGGGTGTTAATAAGAAGATAAAAGTATTTGAATGTGATACGATTATAAATGAAAATCGTGATATCCACTATCCTGTTGTCGAGATGGCTAGCAGGTCAAAACTAAGTAGCGTATGCTGGAACAGTTACATTAAAAGCCAGATTGCTTCTAGTAACTTTGAAGGTGTGGTGCAG GTGTGGGATGTCACACGAAGTCAAGTACTAACAGAAATGAGAGAACATGAGAGGCGTGTATGGTCCATTGACATTTCATCAGCAGATCCGACAATGTTGGCTAGTGGGAGTGATGATTGTTCTGTTAAGCTATGGAATATCGATCAGGCAATTCTATTTTTGCACTTG GGAGTAAGTATTGGTACAATCAGAACAAAGGCCAATGTCTGCTCTGTTCAATTTCCCTTGGATTCTAGCCGTTCTCTTGCATTTGGTTCGGCAGATCATAAAATTTACTACTATGATCTTCGTAACTTAAAAGTGCCTTTGTGCACATTGGTTGGACACAATAAAACTGTGAGTTATGTGAGGTTTGTAGATCCAACAAATCTTGTTTCTGCATCCACGGATAACACGTTAAAGCTCTGGGATTTGTCAATGTGTGCATCTCGGGTTATTGATATTCCCCTTCAATCATTCACGGGTCACATGAACATTAAG